The proteins below are encoded in one region of Thermococcus peptonophilus:
- a CDS encoding putative zinc-binding protein gives MAENVDMEKLPKFLPSCHKEAENLDIIFTCSGAASVGKIGHEVGVLLTKAGQNARLCCTTAVAAGSEMHLDIGKRARRVIVIDGCPMKCATKVMEKAGIKVDYSFTVTDFGMAKQPTLDISDEDVLKVALAIAEKVGMKLNVNSKP, from the coding sequence ATGGCCGAGAACGTTGATATGGAGAAGCTCCCGAAGTTCCTTCCGAGCTGCCATAAGGAAGCGGAGAACCTGGACATCATATTCACCTGCTCAGGAGCGGCGAGCGTTGGAAAGATAGGCCACGAGGTTGGTGTTCTGCTGACCAAAGCGGGCCAAAACGCGAGGCTCTGCTGTACCACCGCGGTTGCTGCCGGCTCAGAGATGCACCTCGACATAGGAAAAAGGGCGAGGAGAGTGATCGTCATAGACGGATGCCCGATGAAGTGCGCCACCAAGGTTATGGAGAAGGCCGGAATAAAAGTGGACTACAGCTTCACCGTCACGGACTTCGGAATGGCAAAGCAGCCGACCCTCGACATAAGTGATGAAGATGTCCTTAAGGTCGCCCTCGCAATAGCCGAAAAGGTCGGAATGAAGCTTAACGTCAACAGCAAACCTTAA
- a CDS encoding ATP-binding cassette domain-containing protein: MLCLRDVTYEVNGRRIIERVNMRFKEDMTYSILGPNGAGKSTLAHILMGVVKPTEGKVLLDERDITQLGVTERAKLGITLLWQEPARYDGITVKEYLTLGGKIKADKNEIREVLDLVGLPYELYAHRFVDKSLSGGERKRIELASLLLLKPRYAILDEPDSGLDITAGELIEDVLEYFRKVGTTVILITHHEEIAAKTDFAYFVCAGGLLKKGFSREVVEYYKKTCGRCFLTGMMEDGDKG, translated from the coding sequence ATGCTGTGTTTGAGGGATGTAACCTATGAAGTGAACGGCAGGAGGATAATAGAGCGAGTTAACATGCGCTTCAAGGAGGATATGACCTATTCAATCCTCGGTCCCAACGGGGCAGGAAAGTCCACTCTCGCTCACATCTTAATGGGAGTAGTCAAACCCACCGAGGGCAAAGTCCTGCTCGATGAGAGGGACATAACCCAACTGGGCGTGACTGAGAGGGCAAAGCTGGGGATCACATTGCTCTGGCAGGAGCCGGCGCGCTACGACGGGATAACCGTTAAGGAATATCTTACCCTCGGAGGGAAGATTAAAGCAGATAAAAACGAGATCAGGGAAGTTCTCGACCTCGTTGGACTTCCGTACGAGCTTTACGCTCACCGCTTCGTTGATAAGAGCCTGAGCGGCGGCGAGAGAAAGAGAATAGAACTTGCATCCCTGCTCCTTCTAAAGCCGAGGTATGCAATACTCGACGAGCCTGACTCTGGACTCGACATAACCGCAGGAGAACTTATTGAGGACGTTCTGGAGTACTTCAGAAAGGTGGGGACTACGGTAATTCTCATCACCCACCACGAGGAAATAGCCGCCAAGACCGACTTCGCGTACTTCGTCTGCGCTGGCGGGCTCCTCAAGAAGGGGTTCTCTCGTGAGGTTGTTGAGTACTATAAAAAGACCTGCGGAAGATGCTTTCTGACGGGGATGATGGAGGATGGCGATAAAGGTTGA
- a CDS encoding SufB/SufD family protein, whose translation MAIKVDRVKEYEALLEVYEKEGLDTSLFGDRIAAIIISGDRIIGLNNVPGVQIKGEEIENGVKADVEISDNVELPFPIHLCTGYLRSEGYQRVIFNIKVGRNSKVKFTSHCIFPYARDFTHEALTIIKADENSQVSYEDEHIHGEGVRMISKTEVELGKNARYTGKFSLTKHRARELKLEMVARLGERAVLELESKVKAVKDDSVEVKEVAYLEGAHSRANLKSTVIAFDEARANVVNEAYGLGDYAKGHIECHEIVKGNADVQTVPLLRVKNDKAELTHEASIGRINEAQLMQLMAKGLTEEEAAELIIKGLLGG comes from the coding sequence ATGGCGATAAAGGTTGACCGCGTTAAGGAGTACGAGGCCCTACTTGAGGTTTATGAAAAGGAAGGCCTCGATACATCTCTCTTCGGTGACAGGATAGCGGCGATAATCATAAGCGGAGACAGGATCATCGGTCTCAACAACGTCCCTGGGGTTCAGATAAAGGGAGAGGAGATAGAGAACGGCGTTAAAGCGGATGTCGAGATATCAGACAATGTTGAACTCCCGTTTCCAATACACCTCTGCACAGGCTACCTGAGGAGCGAGGGTTATCAGAGGGTTATCTTCAACATCAAGGTTGGCAGGAACTCGAAGGTGAAGTTCACCTCGCACTGCATCTTTCCCTATGCGAGGGACTTCACCCACGAGGCACTGACGATCATAAAAGCAGACGAGAACTCCCAGGTCTCTTATGAAGATGAACACATTCATGGAGAGGGCGTGAGGATGATAAGCAAGACCGAGGTCGAGCTCGGTAAGAACGCCCGCTACACCGGAAAGTTCTCCCTCACGAAGCACAGGGCAAGGGAGCTGAAGCTTGAGATGGTGGCCAGGCTCGGCGAGAGGGCTGTCCTTGAGCTTGAGTCAAAGGTCAAGGCTGTCAAGGATGACTCTGTTGAAGTAAAGGAGGTCGCCTACCTTGAGGGAGCACATTCGAGGGCAAACCTCAAGAGCACTGTTATAGCCTTCGATGAAGCGAGGGCGAACGTCGTGAACGAGGCCTACGGCCTCGGGGACTACGCGAAGGGACATATAGAGTGCCACGAGATAGTCAAGGGGAACGCCGATGTTCAGACCGTCCCGCTTCTGAGGGTGAAGAACGACAAGGCCGAGCTCACCCACGAGGCCTCGATAGGCAGGATAAACGAGGCCCAACTAATGCAACTGATGGCGAAGGGATTAACGGAGGAAGAAGCAGCGGAGCTGATAATAAAGGGACTGCTAGGTGGATGA
- a CDS encoding radical SAM/SPASM domain-containing protein, which yields MRKDETSPEKMVADVIREPFPKAMNAPGVVEEPEKSEGNQLSTALTAFKLILGNPLSRALLRPMLKRYEINGRELPALYWALSVYAGESLNEPMMIRFQADVLKVLLKLGIKLARGDEEAVKEALLRDPHIRRGIWVVLEGIAKYGVTVPQKLAGPFLIVWNFTNMCNFRCKHCYQRADRPLPSELSLEEKLNLVDQLDKAGVAAVALSGGEPTIHPDFYRIVKELADRGIHTSVATNGWTFADKEKLKKAIDLGLKYVEVSVDSAKPEKHDEFRGIPGAWEHAVKALENAVELGISHGMAVVMDKETYQEIDDILDLAENIGVKRVIFFNLVPTGRAEEMVKVDLSPEEREEFMKEVYHQMKKRKLEILTTAPQYARVTLLESGGKNVTPAHFYIGENNAVRTLAEFIGGCGAGRIYAGIEPDGTVVPCVFLPLPVGNVRTRSFKDIWENSRIFNLLRDRDNFTGQCRNCPYRNICGGCRARAYHYTLDLLGDDPGCIINKRLWEQLVKEGKPKGISEVSWVDESVVLRRPALYIPSYYRAVEVTGEKLLSSVSTGQGVKAYRL from the coding sequence ATGAGGAAGGATGAAACCTCTCCAGAGAAAATGGTCGCCGATGTCATTAGAGAACCGTTTCCGAAGGCAATGAACGCCCCAGGGGTAGTGGAGGAGCCAGAAAAAAGCGAAGGAAACCAGCTGAGCACAGCGCTTACAGCGTTCAAATTGATACTCGGAAACCCACTCTCTAGGGCATTGCTGAGACCTATGCTCAAACGCTATGAAATAAACGGCAGGGAACTGCCTGCCCTCTACTGGGCACTAAGTGTCTACGCTGGTGAGAGCCTCAACGAGCCGATGATGATACGCTTCCAGGCTGATGTCCTCAAGGTTCTCCTCAAGCTGGGCATAAAGCTCGCGAGGGGCGACGAAGAGGCAGTAAAGGAGGCCCTTTTGAGGGACCCGCACATAAGGCGCGGCATCTGGGTCGTCCTCGAGGGCATAGCGAAGTACGGAGTAACGGTTCCTCAGAAGCTGGCAGGGCCCTTCCTCATAGTCTGGAACTTCACAAACATGTGCAACTTCCGCTGCAAGCACTGCTATCAGAGGGCCGACAGACCCCTTCCGAGCGAGCTCTCGCTGGAGGAGAAGCTGAACCTTGTCGACCAGCTAGACAAGGCAGGAGTAGCTGCAGTTGCCCTCAGCGGCGGAGAACCCACAATCCACCCTGACTTCTACCGCATCGTCAAGGAGCTGGCAGATAGAGGCATCCACACTTCAGTGGCTACGAATGGCTGGACTTTCGCGGACAAGGAGAAGCTCAAGAAAGCTATCGACCTCGGTCTGAAGTACGTTGAGGTGAGCGTTGATTCTGCAAAGCCGGAGAAGCACGACGAGTTCCGCGGGATTCCAGGGGCTTGGGAGCACGCGGTGAAGGCCCTTGAGAACGCTGTTGAGCTGGGGATCAGCCACGGAATGGCAGTGGTTATGGACAAGGAGACGTACCAGGAGATAGACGACATTCTTGACTTAGCTGAGAACATCGGCGTAAAGCGCGTCATATTCTTCAACCTTGTACCAACTGGAAGGGCCGAGGAAATGGTGAAGGTTGACCTGTCACCCGAAGAGCGCGAGGAGTTCATGAAGGAGGTCTACCACCAGATGAAGAAGAGAAAGCTGGAGATACTAACTACCGCGCCACAGTACGCAAGGGTTACGCTCCTCGAGAGCGGAGGAAAGAATGTCACCCCCGCCCACTTCTACATCGGCGAGAACAACGCCGTCAGAACCCTTGCGGAGTTCATCGGTGGTTGCGGCGCCGGCAGAATATACGCGGGAATAGAGCCCGACGGGACAGTAGTCCCATGCGTCTTCCTGCCACTGCCGGTTGGGAACGTAAGAACCAGGAGCTTCAAGGACATCTGGGAGAACAGCAGAATATTCAACCTGCTGAGGGATAGGGACAACTTCACGGGCCAGTGCAGGAATTGTCCGTACAGAAACATCTGCGGCGGTTGCCGTGCGAGGGCATACCACTACACCCTCGACCTTCTTGGCGATGACCCAGGATGCATTATCAACAAGCGCCTGTGGGAGCAACTTGTGAAAGAAGGAAAGCCCAAGGGTATCAGCGAGGTCAGCTGGGTAGATGAGAGCGTCGTCCTGAGGAGGCCTGCACTTTACATACCGAGCTACTACCGGGCCGTTGAGGTAACCGGGGAGAAGCTCCTCTCCTCCGTCTCAACAGGTCAGGGAGTTAAGGCCTACCGCCTCTGA
- a CDS encoding GbsR/MarR family transcriptional regulator: MPVNARDKTKFIEIVERMLTRWGYGSTEARVYAVLLFHGEPMTISELAKETGLSRSSISIALSKLTREYFVTCKRRGRIKYFTAVPIFLEKFLKIPKDTLEREIKPLKSIVEKLMDEADEGRKRQLEDVKKELDVLECMLKKIIELEEKESECISSSRSS, from the coding sequence ATGCCAGTGAATGCGAGGGATAAAACAAAGTTCATAGAAATAGTTGAGAGGATGCTCACCAGATGGGGCTATGGGTCAACAGAGGCCAGGGTCTATGCTGTTCTTCTCTTCCACGGAGAGCCTATGACGATTTCCGAACTGGCAAAGGAGACTGGACTCAGCAGGTCCTCAATCTCAATAGCCCTCAGCAAGCTTACGAGGGAGTATTTTGTCACCTGCAAGAGGAGGGGCAGGATAAAATACTTTACAGCAGTGCCGATATTCCTTGAGAAGTTCCTGAAGATACCCAAGGACACGCTCGAGAGGGAAATAAAGCCGCTAAAGTCCATTGTGGAAAAGCTCATGGATGAAGCTGATGAAGGACGGAAGCGCCAGCTTGAGGACGTCAAGAAGGAACTCGACGTTCTCGAGTGCATGCTCAAAAAGATAATAGAGCTGGAAGAGAAAGAGAGTGAGTGCATTAGCTCTTCCCGCTCTTCTTAG
- the tdt gene encoding TDT family transporter, translating to MKEKTNGGKFMEKLREFNPAAFASVMGTGAVAIASYHYAGYLSWLREVGIGLTYLNFILYFVLLIPWLLRWVLYQKEALEDLRHPSKGHFYGTSGAATIVLSAQALAILKNQTLAWYLWIWGLVLTFIFAFWMSYEVFIAGEVDLRHLSPAWYIPPVALVIIPFGAAFMRTTTGYTQELTVIVNYLGWGAGFFLYLVLYAVVTLRFIRHELMPPQMAPLIWMNLGPIGASITALFALIENSTIPIPKEPFMAFAFFLWGLGFWWLVMATAMTLHYIKNLSLPYSGAWWAFVFPLGAFVNATKDLGDTFGLKLMSLFGFLLLWSLLAIWLATIIKMAGPKKSGKS from the coding sequence ATGAAAGAAAAAACAAATGGAGGGAAGTTCATGGAAAAGCTGAGGGAATTCAACCCGGCAGCCTTTGCCAGCGTCATGGGGACAGGAGCAGTGGCCATAGCATCCTACCATTATGCCGGATACTTAAGCTGGTTGCGGGAAGTTGGAATTGGGCTGACTTACTTAAACTTCATCCTGTACTTCGTCCTGCTAATTCCTTGGCTTTTGAGGTGGGTGCTCTACCAGAAGGAAGCCCTGGAAGACCTCAGGCACCCTTCCAAGGGTCACTTTTACGGTACAAGCGGGGCTGCCACCATAGTTCTCTCCGCGCAGGCGTTGGCGATACTGAAAAACCAGACACTTGCATGGTATCTGTGGATCTGGGGGCTGGTTTTGACGTTCATATTCGCGTTCTGGATGTCCTACGAGGTGTTCATAGCTGGGGAAGTTGACCTCAGGCATCTCTCCCCCGCCTGGTACATACCGCCCGTCGCCCTGGTGATAATCCCCTTTGGAGCGGCTTTCATGAGAACGACGACGGGATACACTCAGGAATTAACCGTCATCGTTAACTACCTCGGCTGGGGAGCGGGCTTCTTCCTCTACCTGGTGCTCTACGCAGTTGTCACACTGCGCTTTATCAGGCACGAACTCATGCCTCCCCAGATGGCCCCCCTTATCTGGATGAACCTCGGCCCCATTGGGGCGAGCATAACAGCTCTCTTCGCTCTGATAGAGAACTCTACGATACCAATACCAAAAGAACCTTTCATGGCGTTCGCATTCTTCCTCTGGGGGCTCGGCTTCTGGTGGCTGGTAATGGCAACCGCCATGACCCTCCACTACATCAAGAACTTGAGCCTCCCATACAGCGGTGCGTGGTGGGCCTTTGTCTTTCCCCTGGGAGCCTTCGTGAACGCCACAAAAGACTTAGGAGACACGTTTGGACTGAAGCTCATGTCCCTCTTCGGCTTTCTCCTTCTCTGGTCACTTCTGGCAATCTGGCTGGCAACTATAATAAAAATGGCCGGTCCTAAGAAGAGCGGGAAGAGCTAA
- a CDS encoding sulfite exporter TauE/SafE family protein: MDYITIGIIAFILSVVFSIGGVGSAIAIVPTMTWLGISLMVAKPTGLFINTLSMLSATIKNIKHGKLDHRFGLPILVMATVFAPLGAYSGKFMPKEYVLWVFIAFLLYSGTMMIFFRPRPRDGSGNHIVEGSLIGGLAGFLGGLLGVGGGGIISPTLIMLGYEPKKVAATTALVVFFSSLSGFLTYWGMGALDWKLLGVVSISAIAGGWLGTHLMHFKMSSEQVKKIIGVILYLIALKMIFKVL, from the coding sequence ATGGACTACATAACAATCGGCATCATAGCGTTCATCCTGAGCGTTGTGTTCTCGATCGGCGGAGTCGGAAGCGCGATAGCTATAGTCCCGACTATGACGTGGCTCGGAATATCGCTCATGGTGGCGAAGCCCACTGGCCTTTTCATAAACACCCTCTCGATGCTCTCGGCAACGATTAAGAACATCAAGCACGGCAAGCTCGACCACCGCTTTGGCCTGCCTATACTGGTCATGGCAACGGTTTTTGCCCCACTCGGAGCCTACTCCGGGAAGTTCATGCCCAAAGAGTACGTTCTCTGGGTCTTCATAGCATTCCTCCTGTACTCCGGCACGATGATGATCTTCTTCAGACCGAGACCGAGGGACGGGAGTGGAAACCACATCGTTGAGGGCTCGCTCATCGGAGGTCTGGCGGGGTTCCTTGGCGGACTTCTCGGCGTCGGCGGTGGGGGTATAATAAGCCCTACCCTCATAATGCTAGGATACGAGCCCAAGAAGGTTGCAGCTACAACAGCTTTGGTTGTCTTTTTCTCATCGCTGAGCGGCTTCCTCACGTACTGGGGTATGGGTGCTCTCGACTGGAAGCTCCTCGGAGTTGTTTCCATCTCGGCGATAGCGGGCGGCTGGCTCGGAACACACCTAATGCACTTCAAGATGAGCTCGGAGCAAGTGAAGAAAATAATCGGCGTGATCCTCTACCTGATAGCGCTGAAGATGATTTTCAAGGTTCTTTGA
- a CDS encoding NifB/NifX family molybdenum-iron cluster-binding protein has translation MRIALPVDEDLGLESPMSGHFGRARYFAFVDVEDNEIKGVEVVPVPFEEHGPGDLPNFIKGHGAEVVIVYGMGRKAMEYFNQFGITVVTGAYGKVGDVVRAFIEQVLEVDPYWKEKIKSEKEEKGHCKH, from the coding sequence GAAAGCCCGATGAGCGGACACTTTGGAAGGGCTAGGTACTTCGCATTTGTGGACGTGGAAGACAACGAGATAAAGGGCGTTGAGGTAGTTCCGGTTCCCTTCGAGGAGCACGGTCCCGGCGATTTACCAAACTTCATAAAGGGGCACGGTGCAGAAGTTGTCATTGTCTACGGAATGGGGAGAAAGGCGATGGAGTATTTCAACCAGTTTGGAATAACGGTAGTGACAGGCGCCTACGGAAAGGTCGGAGATGTGGTTAGGGCCTTCATCGAGCAGGTTCTCGAAGTTGATCCCTACTGGAAGGAGAAGATAAAGAGCGAAAAAGAGGAGAAAGGGCACTGCAAGCATTGA